The Gossypium hirsutum isolate 1008001.06 chromosome A13, Gossypium_hirsutum_v2.1, whole genome shotgun sequence nucleotide sequence gataaaaaataatgatatttgaaatgttttacatatttgaaataattatttgattttatattatcaaaAATCACTATAGCAATATAGGTGGAGAAattaaatatttgacatataaatattatatataaagaaaaatatatctaaagaattaattaatatttttaaaaataattacatatttattatttaattttataaataaaagagatatgaattaaaatttaaaagaaacttgaaaataatatatttattaattataaacattaattaaaaaaaatttgaaacaacatgaaataaaaaaaattaaaatgcttataaaattacaattatctAACAAAAAGAGCTAATGTatccaaaatattaattaaaaataataaaagcttaaaataacatgatgtaaaaaatacaaatgtgaggaAGGAGAGGAATCAAACTCGATACTCTAAGACAAAAGCACTAACATTTAACTATCTGACCAAAAGAGCTACATTACCAATATTTAGTAAAAACACGACGGTCACGTTTTTCTTTCTCTCCAAAAACAACACAAAtcgataaatttcaaaaatttcaacacactttctaaaaaaaaaattcagtatatacatataaatcaccCAAATTTCGACCTAAAATTTATTCGAAAACATTCTATGTTAGATTTGAACCCAAAAATCAACTTAAGCCTGAAATAATGATcatcttaaaatatttaattttatgatgATTCTGAATacgaaaaaattatatattaaaccaAATGACTTAAAATcatgataatataaattttaaatttaacatgaaataaaaaagtaACCCAAATCAAAATAGTTAAACCTAAGctaaaataactcaaaaattgTGCTCAACTCAGAATTGATCAccgaaaatcaaatgaatttaccCCATTAAGAGAAAAGAGGTCATAGCTTATTAATAATGAAACCCCATTAAAACCGACTCAAAATGGCACGCAGTTCCCAACAAGTGAAAAGTGAACGGTAATCACCACCATCAATCATCACCAGTTTTTCCAATAATTTACCCATTAATATCTATATCAATAtttggcttcttcttcttttttcatatataattatatatgaaataaaaggaTCAGTTAGCAAAATAAATGGGGTGGTAGATTAATTAGTGAAATAGTTAAAGTTCTCTCTATATATATTTGAGCTCAAATTAAAAATAGGAAAATATCATAAATAGTCCCCATATCTTATCAAACTTTCATAATAActaattttagttagtttcaatTGTTTTCTTCTCACTATCAATACAATATTAATAGGTTTCAAATCAAGAATTTGATGAAAACTACAAGTAAATATGTCATTAGCATTGTTATCAATGTAAAAGAATGTGAGTTTAAGCGTGTTGAAGCGCATTTTTCCTTCTATTTAAGGGTTAGAGGTGTAACGACCTGATAGTTACGGAGTCTTGAAAATACTGGCAAGTGCATTTCGAAGACTCTGTTACCATAAATCGGACtcaataaatatttacgaaggtAGTTGTGTGGCTAATTaagttttggttaggtgaatttgtatgaattaagagtaattaggtataaggactaaattgaattataaattaaagaaaaattatagggaccaaaaaaaattatgccATGACTTATAAATGAGGTGGCAtaagttagatatttataaatttattatgcattataatataaatatttaagtaagtataatatattatataataataaaacaaataaataaaagaagaaaaaagaaatagaaaaagaaacaaagcaaaccCAAAGGAAACAaaacgggaaagaaagaaagaaaaagagaaagaagaaagaaagccAGAGGGCTTCATTTGTTCaaagtttaattggttagtcaatttagtttctttttcttgtaatttttatgattttggaaTTCTGGTGTTAAATACTACCCAACGcatgacaaaattttaaaaattattgaatttttaagtatttttaatgttgaataattttagtattatggATTAAActgatatatttttaagttagaaatgaaaaaaaattaaattgtagaataaattgtaaattttgagtaacaatgactaaattatgaaaattttgaaatttaggaatttaagtgaaaatagggagttaaatttagtttaaagtggaatttgtatgaaaatataaaattaattgtgaagaaataaaattagtctcgatttagggactaaattgaaatttagacaaatattgagtaaaaattgaaaatttcaatatgaaattaaattgagttgtattgatgaattttaattgttttaattccgtagctaattTCACACCGGAATCCTCGacaaaaaaggggaaagataaagttaacatcgaatagctcggaatttctagtttgtatttctataatccaaaactagttattaattgttgtattccTTATTTAATACAGATGGAAGTATTGAGGTGAGTATTCGAcactttgatattgaattgaattaaaagttgattgaatggattgaattgatgtatatattatgaatatattgattgtttgaattgaaatgaatattaatgtgaaatttgaatattggattTGTTGCATttggaaagtgaattgaaatcctattaactgtatcaggctgagtcggatatagatgacatgccataagattggaagagtttagggatttcattgacttcgagtcgatgaggcactgagtgctaatttactttggtttaatcaatgagacactgggtgtcaatttactacttcggatttattcgatgagacattgggtgtcaatttactagtTTGAATTATTCAATGAGGTAccgggtgccaaactggtgtgttttggttggattcgtgtatcatTCTGAGTCCAAGTCGTGTTAATTGGGGTAAATGAacaataaagttttataatttatattgaaatGACATGGAATAAGAAATagaagtgaaatagtgaattgaaaatagaatatgAAATATGTTGGCAATACATGGAATATATGaattatatactcatgaattgagtatggtatgaaatgatgtattcatgaattgagtattgtATGACTGATGCCATTGTACAAATAAATATGGTTTGATATGCGGATAACcatttatatagcaattgtgtgAATTAGGATGttgtttaataaatgaaaaatgatagTTATGATACTAGACATTAATATGTCCTTATAATTTAATTGTGCCTATTTTATTATCTTgtctttaatataatttaattgtgCCTATTTTATtatcttgtctttaaatattcgggttatagaaataccactgaattTTTATTCAGCGTACGATTTTTTTTATGTGCGCAAATTAGGTACAGTGATTTTGAAAAGTTGTAATTGAGGTTGTGAGCATCCATTTCATCACATCTCCAAGTGTCAATAggttatgttttaaaattttgaataggaaggcatgtacttaggaacatcaagtgtgttccaagtagtagggactaaaatataagttataaaaatttattttttaatgttcaaatatattagtgattagTTAAAATCACTTTGGCACAAAATATAATATTCCAATATCAGGTTTCTTGGGTCGAACCGGGTATAGGGATGTTATAAGAGGAGTTATGAGTAGTTTTAggtattgaataaaaaaataacattaacattataacCCTACTACACCGAGatgtttaaaacttttatttgattatattaaaattttaattccaaaataaattttattaaattatatttatttttccttttttgctatgaaaaattaaatatattataattatttaagattGGGGTATAGATTTTAAATGAACGAGTGAATTGATGTTTGATCAATCATTTTAAAtacatcatttaaaaaaaagacgGGATATAAATACTCAGCATCAACTTACAAATTAACCtaaaactaaatatttaaatACAATATATGTTGATGCTGAGATCAGACAATGTAGAAGCTACAGCAGTGATCAACAATTCATCTAGCTTAAGGTTAAGCAAAGAGTCGCTATGGATAATGAATCACTTGATGATATTAAATTGGAATGGAAAAAAGCCAAAAGAGAAGAACCAAagtaagagagagagagagagaccctTTTATGGAATGGGTGTTGACTTATATACTTGAGTTAGAATGTCGAAGTGCCACGTGTCATTCCATTATAgataattaaaaatagtaaagTCAATTAATCTAATATAGTAGGCTTGTACAAAATAACTTTAATAGCGATTAGATAGATTATCAATCATGTCGAATGTGTTTTAATAGTTAATGTTATGAGTGGTACCCATATATGCTACATGGCTCTAAGGAGTCCTCTTAAGGAGTATTCTCATAGTATAGGGGATATAACACTTTTCTCTTAAGGAGATTTACCAAGACGCTGTCCATAGGAAGTGATGCTTGAAGGTTATCAACAAATGTTTTCAGGGTATAAGGATATAATAGtatataagaataacaaaaaatggaaagtgaatataaattttaaatcaattcgTGGATAAACATTTAGAACAAccagttaaaatatattattttaaaacaaatttaattaattaatataaattaaattttgatgtattttataattgatttaatgaagttaaattattagtattattttatttgaatttttatggttTGATTAATAGAATATATTTAGTgttaattgttaatttatttaGACTCTAAATAtggtttattattttgaattttacttTCCCCAATAATAGTTTAGATCTGAATCtctattgtaaaaaaaaaaaaaagaaaaattgttaaTTTGTTTAATAGCTATTTCCTAAGTTTTAAGATTGATTTGATAGATagttaatttcatgattttattaatagaataaatttaatgttaattgtcagtttatttaattttatgtttaatttgttaaatatagtctatcaattttttatttttttttgagttttaagATCATTAAGTGATCTATTATCCATGGCGACCTTCTGCTTAGCCTCGAGCTAGGTAAATCATCGGTCACCACCCTAGCTCCTATATTGTATGATCTCAACATCAACATATATTGTATTTAAATAGTTAGATTTTAGGTTAATTTGTAAGTCAATGGAGAATAATGAGCACTTATATCCTcttagaaaaaatttatttttaaataatgtatttaCAATCTATATCCAATCATAGATAATTATAATACGTTTAATTTTTCATAGTAAaagaatattataatttaataaaatttatgttaaaattaaaattttaacataattaaattaaagttttaaaaatcccAACGTAGTTGGGTTATAATGTTATTGTATTcaatatctaaaattatttataatttttttaaattttaaccttaaataaaaaatatatatatactttaaaacgtttaaatttatattctccTACACCGATAATAATCCGAATGACAATCCAAGCACAAAGACCGTAAATATGcgataaaaaaatttgttaaatcCCACAACTTAAACCTTTAGAACTAAACTTGATTTCGACATGTTATTATCACTAATAATatccaattaaaaataaaaattataagaaggAAGAGAATGGAAGGCACGGCAGTCAAGATGGGGTCCGACATTTGGTTCATCGGATGCTGCGTTTTCCGACACCTCGTTGGTCGTTGTTGGCTTCGTTCCTCTGCATGTCTCCTCCCATTTCGCTTTCTTCCATGTTTCAATATCAGGCTGCctccctttttttgttttttctattaCCATAATCTGCCCCCTATTTTATTAAAGCatgcacatacatatatatatatgatttgttttcgtaaatatttaaataatttaattattatgagTAGTAAATTTGATGCAAATGCAAGTATTATCGTTCCAATATTCAAGTGCGAATCTGTTTCACTTTTGCTCCTAATACATGtagatttaaatatttattaacttttatttttatacaagtaaGATGAAGTCATATCAAATAGGTTtctgataaaattttaataatctatattatagtaaaaaaatttgtcattttttaatttattaaatttaaatatgtaataGATTTGCCAATtaagttttaactcgattggcatCGGTATTATTGCTAATGCAAGAGAATGTGAGTTCGACGCATTATTCTCCCATTGAAGGGCTATGAGTAATTTTAGGTATCCTATGAAAAAAATCATATGTAATaagaatttataatgaaattaatatgCAAAAATACATTGAGTCTTGGCTCGTACGAAGCAGTGGTTAAAGTTTTTGTTAGACACTTGTAGGTTTAAACAATATGACCCAATCCCCCACCctcaatattgtataaaaaaaagggATAAACCTCAAAATTACACATGAACTTTTTATCCGATATATAAATTGATACCTAAACTTTGATTTAGgacaattatacacatgaaaattcaattttgattcaattgtaacATTTAAAAGAATAagtacattaatttatttttatattagatatatatctatttttattacAATATGTATACTTACGACGGTGTTATATcgataattatgttaataatttacataaattaaattaatatttcatgtacaaattatataaaattaaaaattatgtataacattacatattgaactaaaattcatgtgtaaatttaagttttaaaaaaaatattatattaggTAATTACAAAATTATAATGTTTTACCACCTACCatctcaaaagaaaaaaagaaatacgGAATGCAAAATAGCTATATTTATTCTTATTATGTGCCCCAAAATATGTATAGATGAAATCTTTTGagtaataaattaaaatcaacaaaatttcagaatgaaatttgaaattttatatgagcAGATGGTATGGTTTAAATTTCTAACATATACAAATTTTATATCAGTTGGgtttattaaaaatgtaaaaatacgaaaatactattaaataatataatttattttaaatatataaaaatagtttaGTAATTTTCTAATCGAGTTGGCGTCTAGTTAACTTGTGACATCAATTCAATCGATGAtttaataatagtatagatattaaATTTAGGGATATctatcaaaactatacatgaattttaattttcatttaataatatatatttaaagaaataaatacattaattcgttttttatattagataagtAATAGTATTTGTATGTGCAATATATAGATGTAAAATGTTGTTATGTTGATAATGGTATTAATAGtttatggaaattaaattaaaccaacatttcatatataaaaatacacagaatcaaagttaatatgttattttaaattttattcataaaattttatataacataaaataatttcaaattattaaattttaaaaaaattattatttaatcaaagtgttcactatatctttaaaatttaataaatatatttatttagtgGCTGGAAATGGAAGCGAAATTAAACGTACATAAAACCTTTAAGAAAACGTATATTGACTGGAAAATCATGGTAAAACGAAACCCACATAGTCTCAAGAAACATCTAAGAAATTAATGAAAGATAAAAACAAGACCTCGAAAATAGCAAAGTTGGCCTTTCATggaaatatattttgttttagaCTTCATACACTTGTTGCATTATTCAATGGCATTTGATAAAAGTGTTCATATGCcttcaatataaaattaataatatataaatttagttAAATTGTTGTTGTGTgaataggtaaaaaaaaaaaaaaagagaaagtaaattattatataaaaaaattatactagCTTCAATTCTCAAAAAAAGTCGAAAGGTTCACAGGCCTCAGAAAGGATAAAAAAAATtcgattttttaaattaaacaccatcaaatatatttcaataaaaaagaaaattttgtctttagGAAAGAAATGTCAAATTTTAGGATAATTTAAATTACAGAAAACCCAcctttatttataataatacaaacacTTCACTACCTTAGGATTCTGCTATTTCAAcaattgtttatatatttatcattttattatttaaatttataattttcagtataatttaaatctttttattatagtaattaaataaaattaatgattcgattattaaatggatcaattaattattatattgttaaaaaatcaaataaagttaatatttactttaaaaaatataaaaaaattagcaaTTTAACTCTAGATAGAATTTTCATTTGTAAAATCATAACATCTATTAAGAGGTGAATTGAATGAATATTCAATGttcgatttttttttttcaaataaatgattaaaaaattacTGCAGTAAAACAACTGTAgtgttaataattattttaagtttaatcTAAACAAGAGTGGTTTAATTAGGGTTTATTGGTACTTGTCACcaattttaaaaggaaaaagggTGGGTCTTACTTTTCATTAAAAGAAAGTGATGTCAAAATCTGGTATTACGATCACAAGTTCCCAAAACAAAGTGGTGAGTAAAGCCTATAGGGGACATGTAAAACAGTCCAATGGTACCCACTTGGTTCATTACATAGTTAAGTAACTAAATAATACTTGGATTTGGTTACGATTTTCTTAttaggatttattttttttaagttaaaccCTAAATAAGGTAGGCTTTGATTTTGACTACTATCCATATATTAGAGTTTGAGTTTAGTAATGAttcttatattaaaatttaaattttagggttttaaaaattaatttggacaaaaaaaatttaatataaaaatagttaataAGTTTAAACTTCAAATAGTGATCTTATCACTACCACCACCACCGTCTTCGTAATAATAATATGATGGATATTTGCAATTTTGTAATGGCTTGATATAATATTTAGTACTGAaacttgatatttttttttaatttagtacctaaatttttttagaCTTAATCTAATacttgaatttgatatttttcttacgagactaaaatttcaaattaaagtataaaaacatCTAAAGACTCAGaatttaagcaaatatttttcTTACAAGACCTAGGGCAGAAAAAGCCATCATTGAGGAGCTTCCTACATTTCTcggtaatattatttttaatcaatagTTGGAGGTAGAGAAATTGGATGAAAGTCCTTTATCATCACAATATGTCCACAATATGCATATCTTGAtatacattgattttttttaataggaAAAATAGATTATTCAACTAATAATTTGCAGCATCAATCGAAAGTTCATGATATGCTATCAACCCTTAATTGGTAAAGGACCAAAGAAGGAGCTGTATGGAAAATCTGAGCGCCAATCAAGAAATTCTTCATCATTTCAACCAGTGGCATAGTTTGCCTCCCCTGGTATCTGCTCAAAAGCTACTCTCCACTCACAACGGTATAATTGTCGAATTATTAGAATCAAGCCTCTATGTAATTGCTCTCTCAAACTGCTACAGATATCATTAATAACAAATACATAAtctatttcaacaataatattgctCCATTTAGCATCCCACGCCATATTAACTGTCACAAATTTAAGTGTGTGTTTATAAGGTGGAAGGGAATAAGGATCGTCCAGGATAGAACCCAGGCTTCATAGCATTAAGGATATCTTTTGTTATTTCACTAGTGgtttaatttataaatgttggGTATAATGGTAAGAGATGTTATAATTctaagtaaaaaatttaaaatagaattttgaaaatgatattattgaTTTATTGGCTGTAAAAGTTAAAAAGAACATGAGAAGTGACAAGAAAAAACCTTACTTGGAGATATAATTCAATAAACAATTTCTAAAGCATATGCAACAAAGCAAGTGCTAAGTAAAATGATACATGTTGATAAAATCTGATCCATTGTTAGGAAAGAAAGAAAGCACTGAGAAGATCAGTCTCCAAATATTCAACATTAAGTCTTCAATCCAAGAGAAACTTTGGATAGAAAACAGATTTTTATAGCCAAAATTGCAGCATATTAATATTCAGTGCAGTAAACAGCCAATAACGTTAATACCAACGCTGATTtgcattaaaaaagaaaaagcgTATCCGAAGTTCGTTTGAGCATTACAACAAACACCTAGTAGGCATCAAACATTTTCATCCATGAAAACATATCTCCTTCAACTTTTGGGCAGCTGATTCATCCACCGAGTACTGCAATCACGACAAGaaccaaataaattcaacggCAAGTGTATTGAATTTAGAGATTAAAGGCGCACACCTTGTTGAGGACCCAAAGAGAGTGATTGTAGGCGCGGTGGAAGAGCTCGTCGAGGGCTTTGGAGTCGGAGGCGTCGAAGTCCCTATAATTAACGAAGTTCTCGCGGGCGTATTTAGCGTAGTAAGGCCTCGAGTCTTTGGGTAAGCGCCTCACCAGCCTTAGCATCTCAGCATAAACTCTCAAAGCTTTCTCCAtctttgaaaaaaagaaaaagaaattactgCACTTCGATGGCTTCACTTTCAGAGGTGCGTTCTTCCTTACCAATACGCCCGGTCTAAAACTGAACTTTGCTCGTTACAAAaggtaaaatttaataattagtccctgtattttaCTGAacttatgaatttagtatctatactttaattttgataaatttaatctTTACATTCCACAAGTTTATAATTGTTAACCCCAATTAATTTTTTGGTCAAATCCTTCTATTAATCTCTACATTATGTGTAAGCTTTGGATTTAGTTGATACACTTTAATTTGGCTTTAATTTGGTTAATCTTTGCATGaataaataatagaaattaaatttgtttgattaaattctgctattagtcatGCACTATGagtaaagttttaaatttagtcaatgttcttcaatttgataatttttagtcCTTAttcttttcgaattttgaaatttcaatcttgatgTAAATGACTGccattaaatttattaactaaCTTTTTTGTGAGcaacatatgaaaataataatgtcACGCAACATTATACTTTTGATAacatatttatcacataaaactttgaaaataacaaaacttaacgAAGTTAATAGCTATCGTTTGGAGAAAAAAAATGCCATGTTGTTGATTTTacccaaaagaaaacaaaaaccaaCAGAGATTAATGATTAGGCTTggattatatattaaattaatcaaaatgaaAGTATAGAAAAAGTCTGAATccaaaatttgagtaaaataaaggaactaattataaaatttgaCCATTAGAAAACGATCTTAGTTAGTGTCAGGCCGGCCTGTAAATGTTTACCTATGGACCAGATTTGTGGGTTTAGGTTGGTCAGTGAGCCAGGCCcccaaaaaaagaataaattgttGTCGGCTAAGTTATAAATATAATAGTTGGAAGGCCCATAAAGAGTCCTTCCAGGGTAAATTTCATTCATAGTCCATTTTCTTTTCATAGAGTTTCATTTTCATCCTTaaccttaatattttttttaaaattcagaaTATGTTAACTCAATAATTAACTCAAAGTGTCTCAGCCCTGCTAACTAGTACACATGATTTTTCTCATGGAACTTGAAGCCCCAAAGCTTCAAATTTtcccaattcaaccaaaatttcattatcaaaaaatcaaatttatttatgatCCATAACATTgcaaaaaatttcacaaaacatCCATTTGTTAGTAGAGTTAAGATTTTAACTAGTGTATTTTTGCAAGCACTACTTATCAATGACTTAATGTaagcaattgattttgagttggaAGGACaagataaattaataaattttcaaagaaGTCAAAGCTAAAAATCTTATGTTAGAAAAAAAGTAGTTTCCGTTCAAAATGGGTCAATAGAAGCCTGAACATATTCCTAAAGAAAGTAACATAGAAACTGATAGCATTGTCAAGATGGCTTTTGATAGAAATGAAGGTTGACAGCTGTTCACAGAGATTCcgttaaattttgttaaattaatataattattttatctgatttttatctcatttaacgatgaaaaaaaaaattcaatcattaATCTTATATTTAAACGATGGCCAAAACCCCTACTTTCCATTGCCTTTTCTCAAGAGTATAACTCACCCATATATGTAAAAGAGTGAAAAATCCTAAAACTTGGGTTTTAATGTTTGTAAGGTTTTCCTCAAAAAGAAAACAgccataaataatatatttataatttactttatCATCACAGTGTTTGCTCGAATCCTaaatcttattttaattaatttaaagtcAACACAAGATTCATCACTGAACCAATgatgaaaatttttgttttataatcaTTACGGTATGACTTGAAATATGTCAGATACATAACAAAATATTAGCGGCTTTTtacacaaataatataaaaaaaaattaattataaaaaatatataaaaaacataataattacgAAAATAAGCATTTGCTACATTATTTTGACGGTGCCACTTAACATATTGGTGGCACCAGATTAAAATGTGATGATTTAAAAACTCTAGAGATCTTATatgtaaatttttctttttaattggcAGCTAAAAAAACGTTGAAAGGTGCCGTCTGACAGATGGTGGTaccaaatttaaaaacataaattacacCCTAAactccttatttattattaatttttattctcctttaacaccaaaaataaattgACCTCTTATCAATgagtctaaaatatttttttaacaaaaagtaCTTTTTGTAAGTAAGctagaaataaattttatttattttgcaaaaaaatatttttattattcaaattatgtTTAACATAACAGTTAACGGTATTTATAGTAGTTTTCTTTTGCTCTCATTATATTTAGAAACTATAAATTTAActagtaattataatttatatataataagatttttctaaagtttttataattataattttatactttgTCCGTAAATCAAATTACcatgaaaattataaatattttttaaaaaataaataaaatttat carries:
- the LOC107894970 gene encoding LYR motif-containing protein At3g19508, with the translated sequence MEKALRVYAEMLRLVRRLPKDSRPYYAKYARENFVNYRDFDASDSKALDELFHRAYNHSLWVLNKYSVDESAAQKLKEICFHG